The genomic segment CATCGGCACTGACCTTCTTACCCTCGCCAAAGTTGTTGGTCACACTCACGGTATAGCTATGAACACCCACACCCTTCACAGTGTTATCGGTCCACAGGGCTTTCTCGCCAGCTGTTACGTTGAGGTTGGCCACTGCCTCACTCAGGTTCTGGTCGCGATAGATATTGGCAATGAGGCCTTCGCCCAGGTCGTCGCCGCCCATGCTCTTGGTGGGCACGACAAAGCTCACATCGGCTTGCATCTCACCTTCGGCCTCAGGGGTGATGGTCAACTCGGTCACCTCGGCAGGTGCACTGCTCACGCCCAACTCGTCGACACGCAGTCCATAGACAAAGAGACCAGAGGCATTGTCCTCGCGGGTGGTATAGCCGCGAACAGCCATGTAGTAAGTTCCTGTCTCGCTTACTTGGAAGTCGGCCTCCCAAGGACGGCCGTTGTTGCCTTGTCCGTCGCTCATCACATCGTAAGCCTCGTTGCTGTCGAGCACGCGGAAGGTAGAGGGATCGTTAGGATCGGTACCCACCAGCAGACTCACACGTTCTTTCATGCCGGCAAAGGTGTTGCGCATGCTGACGGTGAGTGCATAGGTGATGTCTTTCTTCAGAGCAATACCTGGTGATACCAGATAGTCGTCCACGCTGTCGAAGCCCTCTCCAATGGCATAAGGACCTGTGCTCAGGTTCATGTCGGGGCCCCACGACTGGTACTGCCAGGTGTAGGCATTACCCCAGGCGCTGGAATCGTTGTTGACGTTGATGATGGTCCAGAGACTGAGCGTCGACTCGTCGGCAAAGTTCTCCACATAAGGAGGCTCGAACGAAGAGCCGGCCAATACACGGTTTGACTCGGTGGCTGCGCCCTTCTTGTCCTGTCCGTTGTAAGGATATACCTCGTAGTAGTAGCGCTCCATCTTTGTTGGCAGTGTTTCTGTGAACGTGGTGGCTGAAATGCCTTGTGCCACAGTTACATTGCCAGGTTGACGAACTACATCGTAGGTCACTGCGTCCTGATTGATATAGCCACCGTTGATACCGCCTTCGGGCGCGTTCCACGAGAGGGTTGAGATACCATCGTTTACGCTGAGAACAACGTTCTTTACTGCCAAAGGTACATCATAACCGGCATATTCGTAGGTATAGGCGCATGGCGAGAAACCATTCTCGTTTTGCAGTACTACATAGGCGTAGTGGTTGTCGTTCGAAAGATCAAAGGCAAAGGTCTGCTGAGAGCCTGTTGCAACTTCTTTAGCATTGGCCAGGTTCTGACCGTCAAGCCATACGGACATCTTGACGTTGCCACTCAGTGAAGAGCCGTCGTAGGTGGTGGTGGGGATGGCGAATGTCAGGTTGCCTGTGGTAGTGCCGTTGCCGCTGTAGTTCATCTTTAGGTTGACAGGAGCAGCAGGTGCTTTGGCAGGAGCCTTGTTACCCTTGAAGAAGAGGGTGGAAGCCTGTTCGTTCTTTGACAGGCGGCGAATCAGGGTCGTCTCGCCATCGGCAGGATTCAGGGCGTAGATGCCAGAACCGCTCTGACTGACAGCCATCCATACGAAGTAGCCAGACTGAGGGTCGTAGTTCATTGACTGCACATAGAGTGTGGGTTCAATGCCCAACTGACCCAGCATGGATGCATCACCCGTCTGCTTGTCGATCTCATAGTAGAAGCCATCAGCGCCTACGCAATAGAACTGACCATTGGGCAGACAGGCCAGCGTCAGTGGCTGGAAGTCGTTGTTCCATTTATGGATAATGTCGAAACGACGTGTCACAGGGTTCCACTTAGACCAATTAAGTCCTGTGAGGTCGGCATTATACTGGGCAGAATAGATGATGTCGCTTGTAATATCGTAGGCCATGACGCAAGGGATATAACTGAAGTTGGCCTCCTCGCTTGAGATGACCTCGGCCCACTGCTGCTTGAAGTGTAAGGAATCCAGTCCATCGTACTCCACGCCTGTCAGGGTGCCGAAGAGTTCCATGGGGCGAACACCGATCATCTCTTTGCGACCCATGGCCGATGCCATGTAGTTGAAGTTTAAATCGGTGGATACGGCTTGGAAGTCCAGATCCTCACCAATCGTGTAGGTGTAGATACCATAGGGCACTGATGCGATGCTGGCACCACTCCAATTATCACTGTTCTTCAGGGTGGCGTAGATAGTTAGTCCCTGGAACTGCGACAAACTTGGTGTCCTGTGCATGCTGGTCTTCTGTCTTTCCTTGACAGACATCAGACGCGCCTTTTGTGATTTCTGCACTACTGGCTTATGAGCGGTCGGTGCTGCATCATAAGTTCCTTGAGCCATCAGTGACATGGTCATCAGCATGGCTGCGAGTGTCATTGCAAGTTTTCTCATTTGCTTTTGATTGATTATTGATGTGATACGTATTGGCTATTTGATAACAATCTTTCGACCGTTCTTTACATAAACACCTGATTGAGGTCGCTCTACGCGTCGTCCTTGTAGGTCGTAGATGACCTGAGTGGCTGAGTTTGCCGTTGACTCTATGGTGCTGATGCCAGAGGTCTGATCCATAATGGTGAAGAGACAACTGGCTTTGGCGCGAGGCTTGATATAGGTGTTTTCGTCGAGGTTTATCAGCGTGGCCTTATAGACGGTTCCTGGTACGCCATTCTCCATCTTGCCAGAGAATGTGACGTCGATGGTTCCGTCAGGCTCGATGAAGACGAACTGAGGCTCGAGACTTCCCAAGGGAGAGGTGACCGTCTCATATTCATCGTATATATATATGGTGACGTTGCTGGCAAACACGCCGCTGGTGGCATGCAGATGCGCTGTGAAACTCAGATTGTCGCGACAAGGCATGGTGTCTTCGTTGATGTTCAGACCACCGATGGCTTCGACTGTTCCTTCGCCAGCAGGGGCTTCAAGCACCTCCACCTCAATGGCTTCACCCAGAGGCTGTGAGTTCTCGTCAATCAGGTTGAGAAGGTATGTTCCAGGAGTGACGTTGTATGCACTGACAATTGTGGCTTGCTCCTCGCCTTGGGCCAGAACGTCTTCCAGATAGTTATCACTTTCGGCCATCTTCATACCGTCGCCAGGTCGATAGAGAGCAGCACGGATGTCGCTGCTATAGTCCATATCGCCATGGTTTCTTAGAATGGCACTTACGCTGCATTTTACGCCTGAGTAGATACGAGTATCGACCTTGATGTCACTTGCGGAAAGTACTGGTTTTTGTGGTTGGTCGAAGGTGAGTTGACCGTCCTCGTCAATCTGAAGTTTAAGATAGTTGGGACGTGCGTTGTTGCCATGATGTACTGGTGTCCATTGGCTGCCATGATGTTCCACCACGATGGGGCGTATCAGATAGTTGCCAGACGTCAGAGACGAGAGGTCGGCTTGCGGTGCATTGATACCAATGCAGAACTTGCCCATCTCGACGCTTTTGTTGTTTTCGTTGGCAGGAATAATGAGTACTAGCTCATTGCTATCATTGTAGACGCCAAAGCCAAAATCAATGGTAGCATCACAGTAGCCACCATTGGTAACCTTTCCTGTCAATTTCAGGTTGACAATGTCTGACTTGGCAGATGTAGAGGGTGTGGCCTTGATCGTTTCGCTGCTATAGAACTCTGGCGTCAGTTCACTTCCCTCGAGGGCGGGTTGGATGCCAGTGATGATAGACTGACGGGCATTGAAGCCGCCATCGGCTCCACCAGTGCCTTGGATAGCAGGTGTAAGGGCTGAGGTGCGGAAGTAGCCGTTGCTCACACCGCCCCATCCCCAGTTGACGTGGATGAGTCCGTCTTCGTCATAGCCGTCGAAGACAAAGGCGTGACCGCCCGAGTTGGCAAAGCCACCGGCAAAGACGGGACGCCCGGCATCCAGCTCGTTGCGGATAATGCTATTCCACTCTTCGTGCGTATAGTTGGCACGATAGCGGTTGCATAGACTGCGGTCGTAGTCAAAGTATGCGATAAGGGCTTTGGGCCATGCATCGGGAGCAGCACCACTCACTGCTCCGTAATCCATGTTGATGGCATAGCCGCAGTCGCGCATCAGTAGTGCCACAGCATCGCGACTCTCGTTCGAATCCCATTCTCCATAAACGGGTTTCATGAGGTTCCATTGATAAGTGCTCTGGCTGAAATCAACCGATAGGCTCATGTTATATTGTGTGGTATGGAAACTATTCTGACCACGACCTTGTGCAGGATAGCGATGATAGAACAGAATCTGTGCCATGGCTGTGGCGGCACAACCGGTGGCGGCATGGTTGGTGCCAACATAGTAGGGGGTCATCTGATTATACGGATAGCCTTGGTTCCATGCGGTCTCGCCAAGTAGGGGAGAGACGGCCTGATATTTTTTCTCAGGCAGAGAAGGGGAGCCTGCCTTAGCCTGATTCCTTATGCTGTTAATCTCTTCAGTGTACGACTGTATCCATTCTGTCAGTGCAGCGGGGGCTGTGGCAAGATTGATGGAGCCGGTATCGCTATACCCCAGAATGGTATAAGCGCGATCATCGGCTGCAACAATCACAAAACCTTCGTTTTGACCGCGGTTTATGATATAACAGTCCTCATACAATTCGGAAGACGTGATGGTGGCTTGTGCTGTTTGGGCGCGGTGTGAGTTGGCAGTGCGTTGAGAAAAGAATTTGATAGCCAGTTGCTGGGCTTGTCCTGACGAAATTCGGTTTGCAAATGCCGTCGTTCCTCCCAGCAAGGCTATCACCAGAAAACAAAAAAGTCTTTGCATATATCATTTTATTAATTGGGTTGCAAAATTAAACTTTTTGTTTTAGAATAGTGATATATTAATACTTTTAGGCGTTCTAAATTCGGAATTTTAAACCAAAACACCCCATTTAATCGAAATTGAGTGCGCGCGATTGGCGG from the Prevotella sp. E15-22 genome contains:
- a CDS encoding C10 family peptidase, which translates into the protein MQRLFCFLVIALLGGTTAFANRISSGQAQQLAIKFFSQRTANSHRAQTAQATITSSELYEDCYIINRGQNEGFVIVAADDRAYTILGYSDTGSINLATAPAALTEWIQSYTEEINSIRNQAKAGSPSLPEKKYQAVSPLLGETAWNQGYPYNQMTPYYVGTNHAATGCAATAMAQILFYHRYPAQGRGQNSFHTTQYNMSLSVDFSQSTYQWNLMKPVYGEWDSNESRDAVALLMRDCGYAINMDYGAVSGAAPDAWPKALIAYFDYDRSLCNRYRANYTHEEWNSIIRNELDAGRPVFAGGFANSGGHAFVFDGYDEDGLIHVNWGWGGVSNGYFRTSALTPAIQGTGGADGGFNARQSIITGIQPALEGSELTPEFYSSETIKATPSTSAKSDIVNLKLTGKVTNGGYCDATIDFGFGVYNDSNELVLIIPANENNKSVEMGKFCIGINAPQADLSSLTSGNYLIRPIVVEHHGSQWTPVHHGNNARPNYLKLQIDEDGQLTFDQPQKPVLSASDIKVDTRIYSGVKCSVSAILRNHGDMDYSSDIRAALYRPGDGMKMAESDNYLEDVLAQGEEQATIVSAYNVTPGTYLLNLIDENSQPLGEAIEVEVLEAPAGEGTVEAIGGLNINEDTMPCRDNLSFTAHLHATSGVFASNVTIYIYDEYETVTSPLGSLEPQFVFIEPDGTIDVTFSGKMENGVPGTVYKATLINLDENTYIKPRAKASCLFTIMDQTSGISTIESTANSATQVIYDLQGRRVERPQSGVYVKNGRKIVIK